Sequence from the Deltaproteobacteria bacterium genome:
AGCACACTTTGACTGCGGTGATGGGAGTATCAGTGATCGGATCGAGCTGGACGAAAACGAGATTGAGTCCCGCGTCGGACGCACGACAGAAAGCCCTGTCCGCGCTGTATTGAGTCGCCGGCTTCGGTTGCGCCCAGACGTTGACCGCGATGGCCGCAGATCCAGCGCGCGACGACTGGATCTCGTAGAGTGTTTCGGAGCGTCGCACCATGGCGTCGCGCTGGGCTTGACCGCCGAATTTGGGCTTGTTCGGAGTGAATTGGGATTTGCGGCTCATCGGCTTCCTCAAGGAAGAATAGCCGCAACTCGCGAGACGGTCCAGAGGGCCGGCAAAGTCGCCCGAACCGTTTTCGGCGCCCCCTGTGCCTTCTTTTACGCCCCTCCAACCTTGACAACCTCCGCGCGCGCGCGCCAGATTGTCGCCGCTTTTCGGGGGGCGGGCCGCGCGGCGTCGCAATCAGCGGCGGGCGCGGCGAGCGACGGGGGCATGACCATGACCGAACTGAATGTGAATATCGATCACGTGGCCACGGTGCGCGAGGCGCGCGGCGTCAAGAGCCCGGACCCGGTCGCGGCGGCGGCGCTGGCGGAATTCGCCGGCGCGGACGGCATCACCTGCCACATCCGCATGGACCGGCGGCACATCCGCGAGCGCGACCTGCGTTTGCTGGCCCAGACGGTGAAGACCAAGCTCAACATCGAGATGTGCACCGCGGAAGAGATGCTCGGCATCGCGATGGAGATCGGCCCGCAGATGGTGACGCTGGTGCCCGAGCGGCCCGAGGAAAAAACCACCGAGGGCGGCCTGTCGGTGACGCACAACCGCGACGCCATCGCGGGGGCGCTGCGGCTCTTGGGCGAGCGCGACATCCGCGTAAGCGTCTTCATCGACCCGGACCTCGACCAGATCAAAGCCGCGCACGAGGCGGGCGTGCGGATGATCGAGATCAACACGACGCGCTACTGCGACGCGCCGGACAGTGCGACGCGCAAGCGCGAATACAACAACGCGCTCGACGCGATCCGCCTGGCCGACAAGCTGCGGATAACGGTCGCGGCCGGGCACGCGCTCGACTACAAGAACGTCGGCCCGATCGCGGCGATCCCCGCGGTGAAAGAACTGAACATCGGCCACGCGATCGTCGCGCGGGCGGTGCTGGTGGGCATGGAGCGCGCGGTGCGCGAGATGATCGAGGCGATTCGCCAAGGCGAAGCGCTGGCTTGAGCGTCGTCGGCATTGGGATCGATCTCGTCAAGATCGAGCGCGTCGAAGCGATCTGGTCAGTCCGACGCGCGCGGTTCGTCGCCCGCTTGCTGCACGCAAACGAACGTGCCGATTCCGCGACGGACGCCGCGTGCGCCTTCGCGCTGAAGGAAGCGACGGCCAAGGCGCTGGGGCAAGGGCTCTTCGCGTGGCCGTTGCATGATGTGCGTGCGCGGAGCGCGGGCGGGCGATGGTCGGTGGATCTCGCCGGTCGCGCGCGGGAAACGGCAGACTCGATGGGCGTGACGAAATGGCACATCGACGTATGCGTGCATGAGGGATGGGCGACGGCGCTGGTGGTCGCCGAATGCAAAGACGGAGTGAACGCTTGAAACTCGCAACCGCGAGCCAGATGCGCGAGATCGATCGCCACGCGATCGAAGAAGTCGGAATTCCCGGCATCGTTCTCATGGAGAATGCCGGGGCCGGTTGCGCCCGCGTGCTGATGGAGCGGTACGAGGCCGAAGCCGACACGGGCGTGTGCGTGGTGTGCGGCACGGGCAACAACGGCGGCGACGGTTTCGTCATCGCGCGGCAC
This genomic interval carries:
- a CDS encoding pyridoxine 5'-phosphate synthase, translated to MTELNVNIDHVATVREARGVKSPDPVAAAALAEFAGADGITCHIRMDRRHIRERDLRLLAQTVKTKLNIEMCTAEEMLGIAMEIGPQMVTLVPERPEEKTTEGGLSVTHNRDAIAGALRLLGERDIRVSVFIDPDLDQIKAAHEAGVRMIEINTTRYCDAPDSATRKREYNNALDAIRLADKLRITVAAGHALDYKNVGPIAAIPAVKELNIGHAIVARAVLVGMERAVREMIEAIRQGEALA
- a CDS encoding 4'-phosphopantetheinyl transferase superfamily protein, with protein sequence MSVVGIGIDLVKIERVEAIWSVRRARFVARLLHANERADSATDAACAFALKEATAKALGQGLFAWPLHDVRARSAGGRWSVDLAGRARETADSMGVTKWHIDVCVHEGWATALVVAECKDGVNA